From a single Deltaproteobacteria bacterium genomic region:
- the priA gene encoding primosomal protein N' yields the protein MKSFCSVLLFSAPFSTLTYAVPRDLPPEMWVVGARVLVPLGRGTRLGILTGFVETAPPGVNARDVLWPVDRVPMFRDTYLDFIRDLSIRQMDAPGLILARVLPAGVRETPEFRDNNGGRVPIQDLIRAAEPRRRALTEAWLTGALTLAEPRRIRERLYSLVSEPPWPIRPQATAQIEILRYLDLHGVSSAKVLHAHFGKNLSQPLGALLKKGLVIEVESRLAETEPSVPRPVPVQLNPAQTEAVDGFERLLQSDRAESALLFGVTGSGKTAVYLELTKRCLLAGRHVMLLAPEVAIALKLHTDVRAVLPDVPVVLSHGYLGPGQRQRAFMDLVGCARPHVIVGTRSCLFLPVEPGLVILDEEHDASFKQDEGLVYQARELAFGRIARSRGLLLMGSATPDIKVFHAAKSQDIALARLDQRAGPAELPEVRLIDLRSDPPAHGPFAASAHAEINETLARGDQVIILHNRRGYAPILYCESCSEPLKCPHCQVSMTFHKRRELALCHYCGYSLPFPVPCPTCQASAFLPLGAGTERLEEFLNQDLPKGVQALRLDRDVSRRASAMQDVLERFARREAQVLVGTQMLSKGLHFPGVTLVVVVDGDLGLNLPDYRATERCFQMLVQVAGRAGRGEKPGRVLIQTRNPRHYCWQFIRHNDYEGFFQKEIVLRKAMGYPPFVKLALVRFSMPVDRAEADFLAVFGRTLRALAQSVGVRVLGPAPAPLAVLRGRKRFQCLLKAENWPVIRGICVELKKLVLKEKYVRLSVDLDPVDML from the coding sequence ATGAAATCTTTTTGTTCGGTTCTGCTTTTTTCCGCCCCATTTTCCACCCTGACGTACGCCGTGCCCCGTGACCTGCCGCCCGAAATGTGGGTGGTGGGGGCGCGGGTTCTCGTGCCCTTGGGGCGTGGTACGCGCCTGGGTATCCTGACTGGATTTGTCGAGACCGCGCCTCCTGGTGTGAACGCGCGCGACGTGCTCTGGCCCGTTGATCGGGTACCCATGTTTCGTGATACCTATCTGGATTTTATCCGGGATTTGTCCATTCGACAGATGGACGCGCCGGGCCTCATTTTAGCCCGTGTCTTGCCCGCTGGAGTCCGTGAAACACCTGAGTTTCGCGACAATAACGGAGGGCGTGTTCCCATCCAGGACCTGATTCGCGCCGCCGAGCCCCGTCGGCGGGCTTTGACAGAGGCGTGGCTGACGGGGGCGTTGACGTTGGCCGAGCCTCGCCGGATTCGGGAACGACTGTATTCCCTGGTGTCGGAGCCGCCATGGCCCATTCGTCCCCAGGCCACGGCGCAGATCGAAATTTTGCGCTATCTGGACTTGCATGGCGTGTCGTCGGCCAAGGTATTGCATGCTCATTTCGGGAAGAATTTGTCCCAACCCCTCGGCGCGTTGCTCAAGAAAGGGCTTGTGATCGAGGTCGAGTCTCGTCTGGCCGAAACGGAACCATCCGTTCCACGACCAGTTCCGGTTCAGTTGAACCCGGCGCAGACCGAGGCCGTGGATGGCTTCGAGCGGTTGCTGCAGTCCGACAGAGCCGAGTCGGCATTGCTTTTTGGGGTTACCGGCAGTGGCAAGACGGCAGTCTATTTGGAGTTGACCAAACGCTGCCTGCTGGCCGGGCGGCACGTCATGCTTCTTGCCCCGGAAGTGGCCATCGCGCTTAAATTGCATACGGATGTGCGCGCAGTGCTGCCGGATGTCCCGGTGGTCTTGAGCCACGGTTACCTTGGACCGGGACAGCGCCAGCGCGCGTTCATGGATTTGGTCGGGTGCGCGCGGCCGCATGTCATCGTCGGGACCAGATCGTGCCTTTTTCTTCCCGTGGAACCTGGTTTGGTTATCCTGGACGAGGAACATGACGCTTCCTTCAAGCAGGACGAAGGGTTGGTGTATCAGGCTCGGGAGTTGGCTTTCGGGCGTATCGCGCGGAGCCGGGGGCTACTCTTGATGGGCTCGGCCACGCCGGATATCAAGGTGTTTCACGCCGCCAAGTCCCAGGATATCGCCTTGGCTCGTCTGGATCAGCGGGCTGGTCCGGCAGAGTTGCCGGAGGTTCGACTGATTGACTTGCGGTCGGATCCGCCGGCTCATGGTCCTTTTGCGGCGAGCGCGCATGCGGAGATCAACGAGACCTTGGCCCGAGGAGATCAGGTCATCATTTTGCATAATCGGCGCGGCTATGCGCCCATTTTGTATTGCGAATCCTGCTCGGAGCCACTTAAATGTCCGCACTGCCAGGTCTCCATGACCTTTCACAAACGTCGCGAATTGGCCTTGTGTCACTATTGTGGGTACAGTCTGCCTTTTCCTGTCCCTTGTCCGACTTGTCAGGCCAGTGCCTTTCTCCCGCTTGGCGCGGGCACCGAGCGTTTGGAAGAATTTTTGAATCAGGATTTGCCCAAGGGCGTTCAAGCCCTGCGCCTGGATCGGGATGTGTCGCGGCGGGCCTCGGCCATGCAAGATGTTTTGGAGCGATTTGCCCGGCGTGAAGCCCAGGTTTTGGTCGGAACGCAGATGCTGAGCAAGGGATTGCATTTCCCGGGCGTGACCTTGGTGGTGGTCGTGGACGGGGACTTGGGCTTGAATCTTCCGGATTACAGGGCTACGGAACGCTGCTTTCAAATGCTGGTTCAGGTTGCCGGGCGGGCCGGGCGCGGTGAAAAGCCGGGCCGCGTGCTTATCCAAACCCGCAATCCCCGCCACTATTGTTGGCAATTCATTCGGCATAATGATTATGAGGGTTTTTTCCAGAAGGAGATCGTTCTGCGAAAGGCCATGGGATATCCGCCATTTGTCAAGTTGGCCTTGGTTCGTTTTTCCATGCCCGTGGATCGTGCCGAAGCTGACTTTCTGGCTGTGTTTGGGCGGACCTTGCGTGCTTTAGCCCAGAGCGTTGGAGTCCGGGTTTTGGGGCCGGCCCCGGCCCCGCTGGCGGTGCTGCGCGGACGCAAGCGATTTCAATGTTTGCTCAAGGCTGAAAATTGGCCAGTTATTCGGGGAATTTGTGTGGAATTGAAAAAATTGGTGCTCAAAGAGAAATACGTGCGACTGTCCGTGGATTTGGATCCCGTGGACATGTTGTAG
- the galU gene encoding UTP--glucose-1-phosphate uridylyltransferase GalU, giving the protein MQVRKVVIPVAGWGTRSLPATKNVPKEILPVFRKPSIQYIVEEAIASGLSDVVFVNNQNKRIIEDHFDYNLALEQLLERKGQKTLLAEVRKVAEMANIIVVRQKQQLGLGHAVHCAKEVIKDEPFAVMVGDDLMFNRDPGINQLIEVYKNERMPVVGVMEVPRDKVSRYGIIDAEEFAPGLYRIRGVKEKPTQDSAPSRLALVGRYVLTPEIFKHLEGVAPDHTGEIQLTDALQTLARENRLLAVKLRGQRFDVGDWVDYLTANIYFALQDEDLRYDLIDRLRELIPPSR; this is encoded by the coding sequence ATGCAGGTACGTAAAGTTGTCATCCCGGTGGCGGGATGGGGAACCCGGTCACTTCCGGCGACCAAAAATGTGCCCAAGGAAATACTCCCGGTGTTCCGCAAGCCTTCCATCCAATATATCGTGGAGGAAGCCATTGCTTCTGGATTGTCCGACGTGGTGTTTGTCAACAATCAGAACAAGCGCATCATCGAGGACCATTTCGATTACAATTTGGCCCTGGAACAGCTTCTTGAACGCAAGGGGCAAAAGACTCTTTTGGCCGAGGTACGCAAGGTGGCCGAGATGGCCAACATCATCGTCGTGCGTCAGAAGCAGCAGCTGGGTCTGGGTCACGCGGTGCATTGCGCCAAAGAGGTCATCAAGGACGAGCCGTTCGCGGTCATGGTCGGCGATGATCTGATGTTCAATCGCGATCCTGGCATCAACCAGTTGATCGAGGTGTACAAAAACGAGCGCATGCCCGTGGTTGGCGTGATGGAAGTGCCGCGCGACAAGGTCAGCCGATATGGCATCATCGACGCCGAGGAATTCGCGCCGGGCTTGTACCGAATCCGTGGAGTCAAGGAAAAGCCCACTCAAGACAGCGCGCCGTCGCGGCTGGCCCTGGTCGGCCGCTACGTGCTCACTCCTGAAATTTTTAAGCATCTTGAAGGAGTGGCCCCTGATCACACAGGAGAAATTCAACTCACCGACGCCCTGCAGACCTTGGCCCGGGAAAATCGTCTTCTGGCCGTGAAGTTGCGGGGACAGCGTTTCGATGTCGGGGATTGGGTCGATTACCTTACCGCGAATATCTATTTTGCCTTGCAGGACGAGGATTTGCGTTATGACCTTATCGATCGGTTACGGGAATTGATTCCACCTTCCCGCTAA